The DNA segment GAGACTATTCCAGAAAGAAGCAGactgacatgacatcattgCTATTAATATAACAATGGAGAAAGGATACAGTTAATGGTTGTCTGGTAGTCTTCCATGCACACACCACACGATATTGTTCCAGTGTTCCGCTGGCGATCTCTGAAACCATACGATTTATGAAttgaagatacatgtataactattaCATGAGTGGCCATTCAATAcagtatttattaaacatttgctccaaaatttacaataaagatctgcataatttattatatatcgtACGTTTACATAATCAGCCTATacagttatttatttaattccaaAGTAATATCTTATGTAAGGAAAACTCATACTACACTAAGAATAAACCTGCTACATGTAGCCATCCCTAAACAAGGTTTTTGATTAAAACTGGACTAATGAGTTTGTcctttgttttctttatgaTTTGGGGCTTAAGTTTGGCCATAAAAAAGTACAATAGATATAGACATGTGAACTCTATCGAAGTTAATATCAACCGCTGTTGAGAGCCCCCTACCACTGTCCCGAGGAAATCTACCgcttctaaataaataaataaaaagaatggcCATGAAATTGCATTTTACGTCCAGGAAGATCATATTGTCGTAACATAACTGCAGTCATGCTGACTCTGAAGGTGGGCAGAGATTAACACAATacttggtttatactaatttattttagctcgattgagacgaaagctgatagcttataagatcactcgagtccgtttcctgggcagaaaccagtactgtgtcctttttgagaggccatgagaaagtacccctagtggggatcgaacccacaacctcttgggtgagaggcagacactataccactctcacccttgaACACAATACTTCAACATTAACTTCATCATTAAGCATTAAACATACAGTTTGACTTCACATGAGCGTTCATGGTTACAGAAGGGACAGTTGAAGTTAACATCTAGCTTCTCGATATTCTTCCTCTTTGGTGGTGGCTTCTTCTTAGCCTTGCGACGACCCATTGTTTACTGGAAAGGAATTTCAGAAAGgtattatcattattcaaatatacatCAAAAGTTGTACAGAGTTGTGCAAGCGGATACCAATGTTTGCTGTTCTTGTTTTTCAGTGAATAGGGGGAATACCATGAAAACTGGACAAACATATTGTGTGAATTTAAATCaagtaatattgtttatttttttttgtttctaaaaCTCAAAACAGACCACCTAAAAATCTTCCGTCGACGGGCATGACCGGCAAATTTTGATCAGGTCAAACAATTACTGAACAGAAATCAGTCCAAAAGTCAACTGTCGGCCTTTCACCCTGATAACCAGATTTAAGCATTATAGCCTGGTAACCGCATCAGGgttcaaatttaacttttttgccACTTGCTTTTTTTCCTATAAACTTTCTTGCTAAATTGTCAAATCTacttgctttttaaaaaaatctttaaatcaCATGGCTTTCAatattatttggatttaaactagttaaaattaaaactcaTGTGATGGATTTGTGTTTATTAATGTACAACAAGGTAAGAGACCGTTATTCCTCACTTtaatctgggaccaataacaaatcatAATGCCAGTTTTAAAATCACTTCAATGACAGTAAATctcagttttatattgtatacCGCATGGTCAATAATCGtccttttaaataaatgacaaagcAATAAAAAGGTATAGAATAGAACATTACTGTTCTTTACACTGACAGCGATTTGATTTTGTCCAACtgttctactttcactttcattacGATTGGCAGGAAATAAACAGGCACCTGTTTCCCGCGATTTTAAGACGATGtgtgaaaaatgtatatttttctgttttgaattAACAACTTTAAGATGCATCTTTTAATTTTAgccaataaaaaaacatatttgaacaaaatgaaaaagatatcaattttgattatttagcATTTTTGTTTTCGAAGCCATCACAGCAAAAACTCCCGAAGGTATCTGtaaatttgcataatgggcggagcTATTCACATCATtgagtttgactgctgctaaTGGACACAGTCACTGGGCAGAGCAATTATCGCTCTATGATCATCGTAAAGTTCGGCGAATCTGTCTCTGACTTGAAAATAGCGAAGTCGCCACCAACTCAAAAATCTACACATGATTTGTCAACATACATTCTTAGTATTCTGGGAGTATGACATCAAAAGTGCAAACAGGTTTTACAAAAACAAGGGACAGGTGCGGGATCAATTTATTAATGCGCATAATTCAAAAGTGCATATCACTGAGACTATTGTTGGAGGTTTTTGTTAACTTATcgatctttatttaaataacttagTTTTGAACTTGAAAAAAGTGATTTGCTAAAAATATCGAGTAAGCAAGAAATTCTACTTACAATTTCTGAATTTGACTTGCATTTATCGAGTTAGCGACTACCCTATGTGAAACCCTGCGCGTTGTATCATTAATGtgtta comes from the Mya arenaria isolate MELC-2E11 chromosome 13, ASM2691426v1 genome and includes:
- the LOC128214861 gene encoding transcription elongation factor 1 homolog, producing MGRRKAKKKPPPKRKNIEKLDVNFNCPFCNHERSCEVKLDRQRNTGTISCGVCMEDYQTTINYLSEAIDVYSDWIDACEQANQ